One stretch of Riemerella columbina DNA includes these proteins:
- a CDS encoding SDR family oxidoreductase produces MDKKVWLVTGASSGLGLATVKQLLAHGYRVAGTSRNVEQLAEAVQDTTGRFLALPMQVTDEQSIAENLEQVVATFGRLDVCVNNAGYILVGSIEELSDAEIRKNFDVNVFGMMNVIRGVMKIFRRQNSGYFLNIASISGSTTAPGQAIYSATKAAVIMLTEAVDYEGEDFNVRATAVCPGGFRTNFLSNRSAKFPEHPMNEYRSVRHFEQQYKNLNQNQGGDPDKAALAFIELAESANPPQRIYLGSDGVRAAQRKLQEVAQTIDEWRDLSLSTNFTN; encoded by the coding sequence ATGGATAAGAAAGTATGGCTGGTAACAGGGGCTTCCAGCGGTTTGGGATTGGCTACGGTAAAGCAATTGCTGGCTCACGGTTACCGTGTGGCGGGTACTTCTCGGAATGTGGAACAGCTCGCCGAGGCGGTGCAAGATACCACGGGGCGCTTCCTCGCCTTGCCAATGCAGGTAACCGATGAGCAGAGCATCGCCGAGAATTTGGAACAAGTGGTGGCGACTTTCGGCAGGTTAGATGTCTGCGTGAACAATGCTGGCTATATTTTGGTGGGCAGCATAGAGGAGCTTTCCGACGCCGAGATTCGCAAAAATTTTGATGTCAATGTCTTCGGAATGATGAATGTGATCCGTGGGGTGATGAAGATTTTCCGCCGCCAAAACTCGGGGTATTTCCTCAATATCGCCTCTATTTCTGGGAGCACGACCGCCCCAGGGCAAGCCATTTATAGCGCCACCAAAGCCGCCGTAATTATGCTCACAGAAGCCGTAGATTATGAGGGCGAGGACTTCAATGTGCGGGCGACAGCCGTTTGTCCAGGTGGATTTCGTACCAATTTCCTCTCCAACCGTTCGGCGAAATTTCCAGAACACCCTATGAACGAATATCGCTCGGTTCGCCACTTTGAGCAACAGTACAAAAACCTCAACCAAAACCAAGGCGGCGACCCTGACAAGGCAGCATTGGCATTCATCGAGTTGGCAGAAAGTGCCAATCCACCACAGCGCATTTATCTCGGTTCCGATGGCGTGCGTGCGGCTCAACGCAAACTCCAAGAGGTGGCACAGACCATCGACGAGTGGCGAGATCTCAGCCTTAGCACCAATTTCACAAACTAA
- the bioB gene encoding biotin synthase BioB, protein MQKNTWTTEDILEIYNQPFFDLIYQAATVHRQHHDPQKVQVSSLISVKTGGCPEDCGYCPQAARYHTEVKIHEMLPVNQVKAQALRAKQNGISRVCLGAAWRNVKDGPDFDHVIDMVREVTKLDMEVCCTLGMLTENQAKRLEEAGLYAYNHNIDSSEEYYKEVISTRAFEDRLETIGNVRKTSITLCAGGIIGMGESVEDRCGMLKVLANMTPQPESVPINALVAVEGTPMEDQKPVDIFEFVRMVATARIVLPKTQVRLSAGRTEFSKEGQALCFFSGANSIFAGDKLLTTPNPDINEDKTLFELLGIQTQAPFEKHAKRPVVEKEDSQYQPLGENPKWTRPEHKIPRNEEKKKSSLQLKGDSKI, encoded by the coding sequence ATGCAAAAAAACACTTGGACCACAGAAGACATCTTAGAGATTTATAATCAACCTTTTTTTGACTTAATCTACCAAGCCGCCACGGTACACCGCCAGCATCACGACCCACAGAAAGTGCAAGTTTCCTCGCTGATTTCCGTAAAAACAGGTGGCTGTCCCGAAGACTGCGGCTACTGCCCACAAGCTGCAAGATACCACACCGAGGTTAAAATCCACGAGATGCTCCCTGTTAACCAAGTGAAAGCCCAAGCGCTTAGAGCCAAACAAAATGGCATTTCTCGCGTTTGCCTCGGGGCAGCGTGGCGTAATGTAAAAGACGGCCCTGATTTTGACCATGTTATCGATATGGTAAGAGAGGTCACCAAGCTGGATATGGAGGTTTGCTGCACCTTAGGTATGCTCACCGAAAATCAAGCCAAAAGACTTGAAGAAGCTGGGCTCTACGCCTATAACCACAACATAGACAGCTCCGAAGAATATTATAAAGAAGTGATTTCCACCCGTGCCTTTGAAGACCGTTTGGAAACCATTGGCAATGTCAGAAAAACCTCTATCACCCTGTGTGCTGGCGGCATTATCGGTATGGGCGAATCTGTGGAAGACCGTTGCGGAATGCTCAAAGTTTTAGCCAATATGACGCCACAGCCAGAAAGTGTGCCCATCAATGCCTTGGTGGCGGTGGAAGGCACCCCTATGGAAGACCAAAAACCTGTTGATATTTTTGAATTTGTGAGAATGGTTGCCACAGCTCGCATCGTATTACCTAAAACCCAAGTGCGCCTCTCGGCTGGTAGAACAGAGTTTTCCAAAGAAGGACAAGCGCTTTGCTTCTTTTCAGGTGCCAATTCCATTTTCGCTGGCGATAAACTACTGACCACGCCTAACCCTGATATCAACGAAGACAAAACCCTCTTTGAACTCTTAGGCATCCAAACCCAAGCACCGTTTGAAAAACACGCCAAAAGACCAGTCGTAGAAAAAGAAGACAGCCAATACCAGCCTTTGGGCGAAAACCCAAAATGGACACGCCCTGAGCATAAAATCCCTCGCAATGAGGAAAAGAAAAAATCTTCGCTTCAACTTAAAGGAGATTCAAAAATTTAA
- the gdhA gene encoding NADP-specific glutamate dehydrogenase, with product MEQYNVDQKIQEFIANVEAKNPNEPEFLQAVKEVAVTVIPFIATKKEYRGMKLLERMVEPERTIIFRVPWVDDKGEIQVNRGFRIQMNSAIGPYKGGIRFHPTVNLSVLKFLAFEQVFKNSLTTLPMGGGKGGSDFDPQGKSDMEIMRFCQAFMTELCKHIGPQTDVPAGDIGVGAREIGYLFGQYKKIRNEFTGVLTGKGLAYGGSLIRPEATGYGVVYFAEQMLRTIGEEVKGKTFAVSGFGNVAWGVIKKVDQLGGKAVTISGPDGYVYDKDGITGEKIDFLLELRASGNNRAEDYVKKYPEAEFHAGKRPWEVKCDVAIPAATQNELHLEDAINLVNNGCICVTEAANMPSTLDAINHFIDNKVLFSPGKASNAGGVATSGLEMTQNSIRLNWTSEEVDARLKEIMIGIHKMCRDYGKEEDGYVNYVKGANIAGFVKVAEAMLAQGVV from the coding sequence ATGGAACAATATAATGTAGACCAAAAAATTCAAGAATTTATTGCAAATGTAGAAGCTAAGAACCCTAATGAACCTGAGTTTCTACAAGCCGTGAAAGAAGTAGCGGTAACTGTAATACCTTTTATCGCCACTAAAAAAGAATACCGTGGCATGAAGTTATTAGAAAGAATGGTAGAACCTGAGAGAACCATTATTTTCCGTGTGCCTTGGGTGGACGACAAAGGCGAAATCCAAGTGAATAGAGGCTTTAGAATCCAGATGAACTCTGCCATAGGACCTTATAAAGGCGGTATTAGATTTCATCCTACTGTGAATCTTTCGGTACTTAAATTTTTAGCGTTTGAACAAGTATTTAAAAACTCCCTAACGACCCTACCTATGGGCGGCGGAAAAGGAGGCTCAGACTTTGATCCACAAGGCAAATCCGATATGGAAATTATGAGATTCTGCCAAGCCTTTATGACCGAACTTTGCAAGCACATAGGCCCTCAAACCGATGTTCCGGCAGGAGATATAGGCGTAGGCGCCAGAGAAATTGGCTACCTTTTTGGGCAGTATAAAAAAATCAGAAACGAATTTACAGGCGTACTCACAGGTAAAGGCTTAGCCTATGGTGGTTCCCTCATCCGCCCTGAAGCAACTGGTTACGGTGTAGTTTATTTTGCTGAGCAAATGTTAAGAACCATCGGCGAAGAAGTGAAAGGTAAAACTTTCGCGGTATCTGGCTTCGGTAATGTTGCTTGGGGGGTAATCAAAAAAGTAGACCAATTGGGCGGTAAAGCTGTAACCATCTCTGGGCCTGATGGTTATGTTTACGACAAAGACGGCATCACTGGAGAAAAAATAGATTTCTTATTAGAACTTAGAGCCAGCGGAAACAACCGTGCCGAAGACTATGTGAAAAAATATCCAGAGGCAGAATTCCACGCTGGAAAACGCCCTTGGGAAGTAAAATGTGATGTGGCTATCCCTGCCGCTACACAGAATGAACTTCATTTAGAAGACGCCATCAACTTGGTTAATAATGGTTGTATCTGCGTAACGGAGGCGGCTAATATGCCTTCTACATTAGATGCCATCAACCATTTTATCGATAATAAAGTCTTATTCTCACCTGGAAAAGCATCTAACGCTGGTGGTGTAGCCACTTCTGGATTAGAAATGACTCAAAACTCAATCCGCCTCAACTGGACTTCTGAAGAGGTAGATGCCAGATTAAAAGAAATTATGATTGGCATCCACAAAATGTGTAGAGATTACGGTAAAGAAGAAGACGGCTATGTAAATTATGTAAAAGGTGCTAATATTGCAGGCTTCGTAAAAGTAGCAGAAGCGATGCTGGCTCAAGGCGTAGTATAA
- the dprA gene encoding DNA-processing protein DprA has protein sequence MDAEEILYAIALRKSPSVGDVVFNTLVDAVGSAKEVWHLSKNHLRGISGIGKTIAEHIGNEKWLRFAEQELQFCEQHQIKIRLRHLGELPPLLNECYGAPAILFQKGNYDETATNISIVGTRNATAYGKAFIKDLMEALKSKNIQIISGLALGTDGTAHQEALSVQLKTSAVLAHGLHTLYPSKHRQLAQNIIDHGGALFSEFTTDKKPDREHFLQRNRIVAGLSQATIVVESAYAGGSMSTVTFANQYNREVYALPGKINDLYSQGCNRVIFQNKAKNICDIPSLLEDLGLGNQPPRLRELFPKPLPELNEQQKSVYEIIKNKPQTSLDELAAQLHQNPVKLLPILLDLEILGVISTHSGRQYSTVL, from the coding sequence ATGGATGCAGAAGAAATTTTATACGCCATTGCCCTTCGGAAAAGCCCCTCGGTGGGCGATGTGGTTTTTAATACATTAGTAGATGCCGTGGGCTCCGCTAAAGAAGTCTGGCATCTCTCCAAAAATCATCTTAGAGGCATCTCGGGTATCGGCAAAACTATTGCAGAGCACATCGGTAACGAGAAATGGCTCCGGTTTGCCGAGCAAGAACTCCAGTTCTGTGAACAGCATCAAATCAAAATTAGACTGCGCCATTTGGGCGAACTTCCGCCACTCTTAAATGAATGTTATGGTGCGCCCGCTATCCTCTTTCAAAAAGGCAACTATGATGAAACCGCCACCAATATTAGCATTGTGGGTACCCGCAACGCCACCGCTTATGGCAAAGCTTTCATCAAAGACCTGATGGAGGCTTTGAAATCTAAAAATATACAAATCATCAGCGGGCTGGCACTCGGCACTGATGGCACGGCACACCAAGAAGCCTTGAGCGTTCAGCTTAAAACCTCCGCCGTTTTAGCCCACGGATTGCACACGCTGTATCCGAGTAAGCATCGGCAATTGGCACAAAACATCATAGACCACGGCGGTGCTCTGTTTTCGGAATTTACTACGGATAAAAAGCCCGATAGAGAACATTTTTTGCAAAGAAATCGGATTGTAGCAGGGCTGTCGCAAGCTACCATTGTGGTGGAAAGCGCCTATGCTGGCGGCTCTATGAGCACCGTAACCTTCGCCAACCAATATAATAGAGAGGTTTATGCGCTCCCTGGGAAAATTAACGACCTCTATAGCCAAGGCTGCAACCGTGTGATTTTTCAAAATAAAGCCAAAAACATTTGTGATATTCCTTCATTATTAGAAGATTTGGGGCTGGGCAACCAACCGCCTCGGCTAAGGGAATTGTTTCCTAAACCTTTGCCAGAGCTCAATGAACAGCAAAAATCAGTTTACGAAATCATCAAAAATAAACCTCAAACCAGCTTAGATGAGTTGGCGGCACAGCTTCATCAAAATCCTGTAAAACTCTTGCCTATTTTATTAGATTTGGAAATTTTAGGCGTCATCAGCACCCATTCTGGGAGGCAATATTCCACAGTATTATAG
- a CDS encoding group III truncated hemoglobin codes for MKDIESRADIEQLVNRFYDKVNRDETIGFFFNQIAKVDWDEHLPKMYDFWQTLLFGEVAYKGNPMGAHFPINEVVAMEKYHFEHWLQLWTSTIDELFQGSMATTAKYKAANIANLMAYKMEMARR; via the coding sequence ATGAAAGACATTGAATCCCGCGCAGATATAGAGCAATTGGTCAATCGGTTTTATGATAAAGTAAACCGCGATGAAACCATAGGCTTCTTTTTTAACCAAATTGCCAAAGTGGATTGGGATGAACACCTCCCTAAAATGTACGATTTTTGGCAAACGCTATTATTTGGAGAAGTGGCTTATAAAGGCAATCCTATGGGCGCCCATTTCCCTATCAATGAAGTGGTTGCCATGGAAAAGTACCATTTTGAGCACTGGCTACAACTCTGGACAAGCACCATAGACGAGCTCTTCCAAGGCTCTATGGCGACCACCGCTAAATATAAAGCCGCCAATATTGCCAACCTGATGGCGTACAAAATGGAAATGGCAAGACGCTGA
- a CDS encoding YkgJ family cysteine cluster protein: protein MDLEGHQRAAQQKRKAHQKFLNQLKKKPPKNLDYLAEEVHNEVFEQINCLECANCCKTTGPLLTAQDIERIAKFLKMKSAAFEARYLRVDEDQDWVFQSMPCPFLLDDNACMIYEVRPKACREFPHTNRKKVYQINHLTLKNIEICPAALAWVDKMNVRLG from the coding sequence ATGGATTTAGAGGGACACCAGCGGGCGGCACAGCAAAAGCGAAAAGCCCACCAAAAGTTTTTAAATCAGCTCAAGAAAAAGCCACCTAAAAATTTAGATTACTTGGCAGAAGAGGTTCATAATGAGGTCTTTGAGCAAATCAATTGTTTGGAATGTGCCAACTGTTGCAAAACCACGGGACCTCTACTGACCGCACAAGATATAGAGCGGATTGCTAAATTCCTCAAAATGAAATCTGCGGCGTTTGAGGCTCGTTATCTTAGGGTAGATGAGGACCAAGATTGGGTGTTCCAGTCTATGCCCTGTCCGTTTTTGCTCGATGATAACGCGTGTATGATTTATGAAGTGCGCCCCAAAGCCTGTCGCGAATTTCCGCATACCAACCGAAAAAAGGTGTATCAAATTAACCACCTGACCTTGAAAAACATAGAGATATGCCCTGCCGCATTGGCTTGGGTGGATAAGATGAACGTGCGTTTAGGATAG
- a CDS encoding DUF2797 domain-containing protein, translating into MKFQGQIRKMKAQWAEPIQYYLNLSRDLLHINELLQRHITISHQGYECVNCGSDEPIYQMGFCKKCFFESPYASETILKPELSKAHLGIEERNLSVEKEIQLQPHIVYLAYTGDFKIGVTRETQIPTRWIDQGASQALPIARTENRYEAGMIEVALKQHLSDKTNWRKMLQLQSIDNDTDLYAKRDEITPLIPAEYQKFIIDAEVLNLDFPYQPPASIRSVSLSKTPNFEGQLVGIKGQYWCFQDGSVMNIRAHEGFVVALQIS; encoded by the coding sequence ATGAAATTCCAAGGGCAAATCCGAAAAATGAAAGCGCAGTGGGCAGAGCCTATTCAATATTACCTCAACCTCTCTCGTGATTTATTGCACATCAACGAGCTGTTGCAGCGCCATATTACAATCTCGCACCAAGGCTATGAATGCGTTAACTGCGGTAGTGATGAGCCTATTTACCAAATGGGATTCTGCAAAAAATGCTTTTTTGAAAGCCCTTATGCCAGCGAAACCATCCTCAAACCAGAGTTATCCAAAGCCCACTTAGGCATAGAGGAGCGAAATCTCAGCGTAGAGAAAGAGATCCAACTGCAGCCACACATCGTGTATTTAGCTTATACTGGCGATTTTAAAATCGGTGTAACCAGGGAAACGCAAATTCCTACCCGCTGGATCGACCAAGGCGCCTCCCAAGCTCTCCCTATCGCCCGAACGGAAAACAGATATGAGGCAGGGATGATAGAAGTCGCTCTAAAACAGCACCTTTCCGATAAAACCAACTGGCGAAAAATGCTCCAACTTCAATCTATCGATAATGATACAGACCTCTACGCCAAACGCGATGAAATAACACCACTCATCCCCGCTGAATATCAAAAATTTATTATTGATGCCGAGGTGCTCAACTTAGATTTCCCCTACCAACCACCCGCCAGCATCCGCTCTGTAAGCCTTTCTAAAACCCCAAATTTTGAAGGACAATTGGTAGGCATAAAGGGGCAGTATTGGTGTTTTCAAGACGGCAGCGTGATGAATATTCGCGCCCACGAAGGCTTTGTTGTAGCCCTCCAAATCTCGTAA
- a CDS encoding GDP-mannose 4,6-dehydratase: MVYLITGGSGFIGSHLVEALLKKGHSVINIDNFDDFYAYPIKIKNTLESVGLPTDFDFTNDKTEDIHRLITQTTSDNYQLYYQDIKDKEGIDEIVKKHHPDMVIHLAALAGVRPSIERPLDYEAVNIRGTMNLWEVCKDRGIKKFVCASSSSVYGNNEKVPFSETDNVDRPISPYAATKKCGEILGHTYHHLYGIDMIQLRFFTVYGPRQRPDLAIHKFTKMMSEGQAVPFYGDGSTARDYTYIADIIDGILKSIAYLETHQGVYEIINLGESEVVTLNAMLQTIETTMEKTAIRNQQPMQPGDVQKTNADIQKAKKMIGYAPSTNFQNGIKKFVEWFLRKQA; encoded by the coding sequence ATGGTATATCTTATCACAGGCGGCAGTGGCTTTATTGGTTCTCATCTGGTAGAAGCTTTGTTAAAAAAAGGACATTCTGTTATCAATATAGACAATTTTGATGATTTTTATGCCTATCCTATCAAAATCAAAAACACCTTAGAATCCGTAGGTCTTCCCACCGATTTTGATTTTACCAATGATAAAACCGAGGACATTCATCGCCTGATAACGCAGACTACTTCGGATAATTATCAACTTTATTATCAAGATATTAAAGATAAAGAGGGCATAGATGAAATCGTGAAAAAACACCACCCCGATATGGTGATTCATCTGGCGGCATTGGCAGGCGTTCGCCCATCGATAGAGCGCCCACTCGACTACGAAGCCGTGAATATCCGTGGCACGATGAACCTTTGGGAAGTCTGCAAAGATAGAGGGATTAAAAAGTTTGTTTGTGCTTCATCTTCAAGTGTTTATGGGAATAATGAAAAGGTGCCTTTTTCTGAAACGGATAATGTAGACCGTCCCATATCGCCTTATGCAGCCACCAAAAAATGCGGTGAAATTTTAGGGCATACTTACCACCATTTGTATGGTATTGATATGATACAGTTGCGATTTTTTACCGTGTATGGACCTCGCCAAAGACCTGATTTAGCGATACATAAATTTACCAAAATGATGAGCGAAGGGCAAGCCGTACCTTTCTATGGCGATGGCTCCACGGCGAGAGATTACACTTATATTGCGGATATTATTGATGGCATTCTAAAATCCATCGCCTATTTGGAAACGCACCAAGGGGTTTATGAAATTATCAACTTAGGAGAAAGCGAGGTGGTTACCCTCAATGCTATGCTCCAAACCATAGAAACCACGATGGAAAAAACCGCCATACGGAACCAGCAGCCTATGCAACCTGGCGATGTGCAAAAAACCAATGCCGATATACAAAAAGCCAAAAAAATGATCGGCTATGCCCCATCAACTAACTTCCAAAATGGCATAAAAAAATTTGTGGAATGGTTTTTGAGAAAGCAAGCCTAA
- a CDS encoding DUF2795 domain-containing protein: MYWTLELASYLSDAPWPMTKAELIDYAIRTGAPMEVVENLQAIEDEGEIYESIEEVWSDYPTDEDFLWNEDEY, translated from the coding sequence ATGTACTGGACATTAGAATTAGCATCTTATCTTAGTGATGCGCCGTGGCCAATGACTAAGGCAGAATTGATAGATTACGCTATCAGAACAGGTGCGCCAATGGAGGTCGTAGAAAACCTACAAGCCATAGAAGACGAAGGCGAAATCTATGAAAGTATAGAAGAAGTGTGGAGTGATTACCCCACAGATGAAGACTTCCTCTGGAACGAAGATGAATATTAA
- the secA gene encoding preprotein translocase subunit SecA, with translation MSFLNTILKSFLGNKNEKDLKEVKKVVAKIKATEPEIEKLSDDELRQKTVEFQTKIKEATAKITTQIEQVKKDIKNTTNVDEKEAFFTKIEELKKDAYQIEEKVLTDLLPQAFAVLKETAKRWAKNGEIRVKANDRDRELAATKDFVVIEGDQAVWLNHWDAAGTKVQWDMVHYDVQFIGGVVLHSGKIAEMATGEGKTLVGTLPIYLNALPGRGVHVVTVNDYLARRDSAWMGPLYEFHGLTIDCIDNHQPNSDARRKAYQCNITYGTNNEFGFDYLRDNMVNSPSEMVQGELNYAIVDEVDSVLIDDARTPLIISGPVPQGDRQEYDVLKPSVDRIVQIQRKTVSTIFNEAKKLIAQGNTKEGGFKLLQAYRGLPKNRQLIKFLSETGNKALLQKVEAQYMQDNNREMPKVDKDLYFVIDEKNNQIDLTDKGVEYMSQGNSDPNFFVLQDIGTEIAELEAKNLPKEEEFAQKEELFRDFAIKSERIHTLNQLLKAYTLFEKDDEYVVMDGEVKIVDEQTGRIMEGRRYSDGLHQAIEAKENVKIEAATQTFATITLQNYFRMYNKLAGMTGTAETEAGEFWEIYKLDVVVIPTNRPIQRHDRHDLVYKTNREKYNAVIEEVEKLTAQGRPVLVGTTSVEISQLLSKALQLRKIPHQVLNAKMHKQEAEIVAGAGAPGVVTIATNMAGRGTDIKLSKEVKDAGGLAIIGTERHDSRRVDRQLRGRAGRQGDPGSSQFYVSLEDNLMRLFGSERIAKMMDRLGHKDGEVIQHSMITKSIERAQKKVEENNFGIRKRLLEYDDVMNKQRDVIYKRRKNALFGDHLKYDIANMIFDVAHSIVNKTKMEGDYKDFEYEIIKYFTMETPVSEADFKNKTVEELTNIVFKKAQEDYEMKLALLKEKSFPIIENVYQNQGNMFKMIQVPFSDGTRTMTVLADLKEAYETHCDSLINDFEKNISLAIIDENWKLHLREMDDLRRSSQGAVYEQKDPLVIYKQESFYLFSEMVDKINKEIVSFLYKGEIPA, from the coding sequence ATGAGTTTTTTAAATACGATACTGAAAAGTTTCCTTGGAAATAAAAACGAAAAAGACCTCAAAGAAGTCAAAAAAGTAGTCGCTAAAATTAAGGCTACAGAACCCGAAATAGAGAAACTTTCTGATGATGAACTGAGACAAAAAACTGTAGAATTCCAAACCAAAATAAAAGAAGCTACTGCCAAAATTACCACTCAGATAGAACAGGTAAAAAAGGACATCAAAAACACCACCAATGTAGATGAAAAAGAAGCGTTCTTTACCAAAATAGAAGAGCTGAAAAAAGACGCCTATCAGATTGAAGAAAAAGTCCTTACAGACCTCTTGCCACAAGCCTTTGCAGTGCTCAAAGAAACCGCTAAAAGATGGGCTAAAAATGGCGAAATCAGAGTGAAAGCTAACGATAGAGACCGAGAACTTGCCGCCACCAAAGACTTTGTGGTGATAGAGGGCGATCAGGCGGTTTGGCTCAACCATTGGGATGCCGCAGGCACAAAAGTCCAGTGGGATATGGTGCATTATGATGTGCAGTTCATCGGTGGGGTGGTGCTCCACAGCGGTAAAATCGCCGAAATGGCAACAGGGGAAGGTAAAACCTTAGTGGGAACCTTGCCGATTTACCTCAATGCCTTACCAGGAAGAGGGGTGCATGTGGTTACGGTGAATGATTACCTCGCCAGAAGGGACTCCGCGTGGATGGGACCTCTATACGAATTCCACGGCTTGACCATAGATTGTATTGACAACCACCAACCGAACTCTGATGCCAGAAGAAAAGCCTACCAGTGCAACATTACCTACGGTACCAATAACGAATTCGGTTTTGATTACCTTAGAGATAATATGGTCAATTCGCCATCAGAAATGGTACAAGGCGAGCTTAACTATGCCATCGTAGATGAGGTGGACTCTGTTTTAATCGATGATGCCAGAACGCCGCTCATCATCTCTGGTCCCGTGCCACAAGGCGATAGACAGGAATATGATGTGCTCAAACCTTCTGTGGATCGCATTGTCCAAATCCAGCGTAAAACAGTAAGTACTATCTTTAACGAAGCCAAAAAGCTTATCGCACAAGGCAATACCAAAGAAGGCGGCTTTAAGCTCCTACAAGCTTACCGAGGTTTGCCAAAGAACAGACAGCTGATTAAATTCTTATCAGAAACAGGGAACAAAGCCCTTTTACAAAAGGTAGAAGCCCAATATATGCAAGATAACAATCGTGAAATGCCGAAGGTGGATAAAGACCTTTATTTCGTGATTGATGAAAAAAATAACCAAATAGACCTTACAGACAAGGGCGTGGAGTATATGTCGCAAGGCAACTCAGACCCTAATTTCTTCGTGTTGCAAGACATCGGTACGGAAATCGCAGAATTAGAAGCTAAAAACTTACCGAAAGAAGAAGAATTTGCTCAAAAAGAAGAATTATTTAGAGACTTCGCTATTAAATCTGAAAGAATTCATACTTTAAATCAGTTACTTAAAGCCTATACACTTTTTGAAAAAGATGATGAGTATGTGGTAATGGATGGCGAAGTAAAAATTGTTGATGAGCAAACAGGGCGTATTATGGAGGGCAGACGCTATTCCGATGGATTGCACCAAGCCATAGAAGCCAAAGAAAATGTGAAAATTGAAGCGGCTACACAAACCTTTGCCACCATTACATTGCAGAACTATTTCCGTATGTATAATAAACTGGCAGGAATGACGGGTACCGCAGAAACCGAAGCAGGTGAATTCTGGGAAATCTATAAATTAGATGTAGTGGTTATTCCAACTAACCGCCCTATTCAGCGCCACGACAGACACGATTTGGTGTACAAAACCAACCGTGAAAAATACAACGCCGTTATTGAAGAAGTGGAAAAATTGACCGCCCAAGGTCGCCCAGTGTTGGTAGGAACGACTTCCGTGGAAATCTCGCAGCTTTTATCTAAAGCCTTACAACTTAGAAAAATTCCGCACCAAGTACTCAACGCCAAAATGCATAAACAAGAAGCCGAAATTGTGGCAGGTGCAGGTGCTCCAGGTGTGGTAACCATCGCGACCAATATGGCAGGGCGTGGTACCGATATTAAACTAAGCAAAGAAGTGAAAGATGCAGGCGGATTGGCGATCATCGGGACAGAAAGACATGACTCTCGCCGTGTGGACAGACAGCTGAGAGGTAGAGCAGGAAGACAGGGAGACCCAGGAAGTTCGCAGTTCTATGTATCGTTAGAAGATAATTTGATGCGTTTATTCGGCTCCGAAAGAATTGCCAAAATGATGGACAGATTAGGGCACAAAGATGGCGAGGTGATCCAGCATTCTATGATTACCAAATCTATCGAGAGAGCGCAGAAAAAGGTGGAAGAGAACAACTTCGGTATCCGTAAAAGGCTCTTGGAGTATGATGATGTGATGAACAAACAGAGAGATGTGATCTACAAAAGAAGAAAAAATGCCCTCTTTGGAGACCATCTGAAATACGACATCGCCAATATGATTTTTGATGTTGCCCACTCCATCGTGAACAAAACGAAAATGGAAGGAGATTACAAAGATTTTGAATACGAAATCATCAAATATTTCACGATGGAAACCCCAGTTTCTGAGGCTGATTTCAAAAATAAAACCGTAGAAGAGCTGACCAACATCGTATTCAAAAAAGCCCAAGAAGACTACGAAATGAAGTTGGCATTGCTCAAGGAAAAATCGTTCCCAATCATAGAGAATGTATACCAAAACCAAGGGAATATGTTTAAAATGATCCAAGTGCCGTTTAGTGATGGCACTAGAACGATGACCGTCTTAGCCGACTTAAAAGAGGCATACGAAACTCATTGTGATAGCCTCATCAATGATTTTGAGAAAAATATTTCCTTAGCCATTATTGATGAAAACTGGAAGCTCCACCTTAGAGAAATGGACGACTTACGCCGCTCTTCGCAGGGGGCAGTCTATGAACAGAAAGACCCATTGGTGATTTATAAGCAAGAATCTTTTTATCTATTTAGCGAAATGGTAGATAAAATTAATAAGGAAATCGTGTCTTTCCTTTATAAAGGGGAAATCCCAGCGTAA